From Acetonema longum DSM 6540, one genomic window encodes:
- a CDS encoding OFA family MFS transporter produces the protein MQTKEQNLPNRWLVAIMGTLLQLCLGTVYAWSYFQNPIMAANQWSNAETAWTFSLAIFFLGLSAAWGGVKLPKLGPRRLAMSGGFLFGLGSLVAAYALSSQNLFLLWLGYGVIGGVGLGFGYVTPVATVAKWFPDKKGLITGMVVMGFGFGALVMSKVLAPLCMELTGGNLVLVFFYVGLIMLAITLPAGFFLVNPPAGYLPQGYIPPAVSAAQQISEDATVKQCIFSRKFAMMWTIFFFNIIAGIMFISFQSPLLQGLLKQTMDPAALSDPQVGAALAAAGATLIAASSLFNGIGRFFWGGLSDKIGRVQAFRLILGTQLVVFIALQFVNTPLIFSALVCYILLCYGGGFGSMPSFVLDIFGPKNMPVIYGAILTAWGCAGIVGPQIVAYLQDYFAQQAARYTFISASVILFLGLSIALALNNQKFIPGKGSIHSL, from the coding sequence ATGCAAACAAAAGAACAAAACCTGCCAAACCGCTGGCTGGTTGCTATTATGGGAACTTTGCTGCAACTCTGCCTCGGGACTGTTTATGCCTGGAGTTATTTTCAAAACCCGATTATGGCGGCGAATCAATGGAGCAATGCCGAGACTGCCTGGACATTTAGTCTGGCTATTTTTTTCCTGGGATTATCGGCAGCCTGGGGCGGCGTCAAATTGCCCAAATTAGGGCCGCGAAGGCTGGCCATGTCAGGCGGCTTTCTGTTTGGACTTGGCAGCCTGGTTGCGGCTTACGCCCTTTCCAGCCAGAACTTGTTTCTCCTCTGGCTGGGCTATGGTGTCATTGGCGGCGTGGGACTGGGATTTGGCTATGTCACCCCTGTGGCGACTGTTGCCAAATGGTTTCCTGACAAGAAAGGGCTCATCACCGGCATGGTTGTCATGGGGTTCGGCTTTGGCGCCCTGGTGATGTCCAAGGTCCTGGCGCCGCTTTGCATGGAGCTGACCGGCGGCAATCTGGTTCTGGTATTTTTCTATGTGGGGCTCATCATGCTGGCAATTACCCTGCCTGCCGGATTTTTCCTGGTGAATCCCCCGGCGGGATACCTTCCGCAAGGATATATCCCGCCGGCTGTTTCGGCGGCCCAGCAAATTTCCGAGGATGCTACGGTCAAGCAGTGTATCTTCTCCCGCAAATTTGCGATGATGTGGACTATTTTCTTTTTCAATATTATTGCCGGCATCATGTTTATCAGCTTTCAATCTCCTCTGTTGCAGGGATTGTTGAAACAGACCATGGACCCGGCTGCTTTAAGCGATCCGCAAGTTGGCGCCGCTCTGGCCGCGGCCGGTGCTACTCTGATTGCCGCCAGTTCTCTGTTTAACGGGATCGGCCGCTTCTTTTGGGGCGGACTATCCGACAAAATCGGCCGGGTACAGGCTTTTCGCCTGATCCTCGGCACTCAGCTCGTTGTATTTATTGCCCTGCAGTTCGTCAATACCCCGCTGATTTTCAGCGCCCTGGTCTGCTACATCCTGCTTTGTTATGGCGGCGGTTTCGGCTCGATGCCGTCTTTTGTTCTTGATATTTTCGGTCCTAAGAACATGCCGGTGATTTACGGCGCCATTCTCACCGCCTGGGGCTGCGCCGGTATTGTTGGTCCTCAGATCGTGGCCTATCTTCAGGACTATTTCGCCCAGCAGGCCGCCCGCTATACTTTCATTTCAGCTTCGGTCATCCTCTTCCTTGGCCTGAGCATTGCACTCGCGCTCAACAATCAAAAATTCATTCCCGGCAAAGGATCGATTCACTCGCTGTAA
- a CDS encoding DUF1538 domain-containing protein — protein MNQVILKFKEVLYSVLPITILVLILHFTLTPLDITLILRFLIGAAAIIVGLTIFLIGVDIGITPIGNTIGSAIARSNKLWIVAAAGFILGFFVCVAEPDLHILAEQVDSVSSGLIPKISIVVIVSIGIAALLSLGLLRIVYNFPLSKLLTILYGLVFLLGIFTSREFLAISFDASGATTGALTVPFILALAMGVSKLKKDSKSSEEDSFGLVAVASAGAIISVMIMSIISKTGEITGSLATASASTDIFRPFFTHLPTIAGEILLALLPILVIFLSFQKISFKLSQKDVRKILFGMLFTFVGLVLFLVGVNAGFMEVGNAVGYSLSLLDNKAYVVLFGFILGLVTILAEPAVYVLTHQIEDVTSGYVRRKAVMISLAIGVGMAVALSVIRILVPQLQLWQYLLPGYMISLAMAFVVPDLFVGIAFDSGGVASGPMTATFILAYAQGAAEAIEGANVLVDGFGIIAMVAMTPLIALQILGLIFKMKSKKGGMETNG, from the coding sequence TTGAATCAGGTAATTCTAAAGTTTAAAGAAGTGCTGTACTCTGTTCTCCCGATTACCATACTGGTACTGATTCTGCATTTTACTTTGACGCCCCTTGACATAACCTTAATTCTGCGGTTTCTTATCGGCGCCGCGGCTATTATTGTTGGACTGACGATTTTTTTAATCGGAGTGGATATTGGCATTACTCCCATTGGCAATACCATAGGTTCTGCCATTGCCAGGAGCAATAAACTGTGGATCGTGGCCGCGGCCGGATTCATCCTGGGTTTCTTTGTTTGTGTTGCCGAGCCTGACCTGCACATCCTGGCGGAGCAGGTGGATTCCGTTTCATCCGGTCTGATCCCCAAGATCAGCATTGTCGTGATTGTATCCATTGGCATTGCGGCTTTACTTTCTCTGGGTTTGCTCAGAATCGTCTACAATTTTCCTCTGTCGAAATTGCTGACGATCCTCTATGGTCTCGTTTTTTTGTTGGGGATTTTTACATCCCGTGAGTTTTTGGCCATATCTTTTGATGCTTCGGGAGCAACCACCGGAGCTTTAACCGTTCCTTTTATTTTAGCTCTGGCCATGGGTGTTTCCAAGTTGAAAAAAGACAGCAAGTCTTCTGAGGAAGACAGCTTTGGATTAGTAGCCGTAGCTTCCGCAGGAGCTATCATATCAGTGATGATCATGAGTATTATATCAAAGACGGGTGAAATTACCGGCAGTCTCGCGACGGCAAGCGCTTCGACCGATATTTTCCGGCCCTTTTTCACTCACTTGCCTACCATAGCCGGTGAAATTCTTTTGGCGTTGTTGCCGATCCTGGTTATTTTCCTGTCATTTCAAAAAATATCCTTTAAACTGTCCCAAAAGGATGTCCGCAAGATTTTATTCGGCATGCTGTTCACCTTTGTGGGGCTGGTACTGTTTTTAGTCGGCGTCAATGCCGGCTTTATGGAGGTGGGGAATGCCGTTGGCTATAGCCTCTCTTTGCTGGACAATAAGGCCTATGTGGTTTTATTCGGCTTTATTCTGGGGCTGGTTACGATATTAGCCGAACCGGCTGTGTATGTATTGACCCATCAAATCGAAGACGTTACCAGCGGCTATGTCAGGAGAAAAGCGGTTATGATCAGTCTCGCCATAGGGGTGGGCATGGCTGTTGCCTTATCCGTCATCCGTATTCTGGTCCCGCAATTGCAATTATGGCAATATTTGCTTCCCGGCTACATGATTTCGTTAGCCATGGCTTTCGTTGTCCCGGACCTGTTTGTCGGCATTGCCTTTGATTCAGGCGGGGTAGCATCGGGGCCGATGACTGCGACCTTTATATTGGCTTATGCCCAGGGAGCTGCAGAGGCGATCGAAGGCGCCAATGTGTTAGTGGACGGCTTCGGCATCATCGCCATGGTGGCTATGACACCGCTCATCGCTTTGCAGATATTAGGTTTGATTTTCAAAATGAAATCAAAAAAGGGAGGAATGGAAACTAATGGTTAA
- a CDS encoding bacteriohemerythrin has protein sequence MFGWKEQYSCNIAEVDKQHKQLFRLAGDLHDLLQAPERFDKYDEIRRVLGELADYAVYHFSFEEKLMTEHGFDAAQFKYHQAEHTAFTHKIKHLAQQDFDKNQQQTIANALVFAVNWIDKHILDTDKRYVEFLNSKDVH, from the coding sequence ATGTTTGGCTGGAAAGAGCAATACAGTTGCAATATTGCTGAAGTGGACAAGCAGCACAAACAGCTTTTTCGTCTGGCGGGAGATCTGCACGATCTCTTGCAGGCCCCGGAAAGGTTTGACAAGTATGATGAAATTCGCAGGGTATTGGGCGAGCTTGCCGACTATGCTGTTTATCATTTCAGCTTTGAAGAAAAATTAATGACCGAACACGGCTTTGATGCCGCTCAGTTTAAATATCATCAAGCCGAACACACTGCTTTTACCCATAAAATCAAACATCTTGCCCAGCAGGACTTTGATAAGAACCAGCAACAGACAATAGCAAATGCACTGGTTTTTGCTGTTAATTGGATCGATAAACATATCTTAGATACGGATAAACGATACGTGGAATTTTTGAACAGTAAAGACGTTCATTAG
- a CDS encoding Gfo/Idh/MocA family protein, which translates to MKKIRVGLVGSGAMARMHMYAYRRVYGLDIEVSAVVSRGDHVLDFAKQHRVPAVYRDYRDLLANRDIDVVDICTPPALHVSMAIDAMRAGKHVICEKPLGGYFGRAGDAVPIGRKVSKGLMYEQVMTQIQQARLAMETTGQLFLYAEDWVYAPAVSKMAEMLQATKDKVLFMKAEASHSGSHADHAARWDMTGGGVLIRQGCHPLSAVLHLKQVEAKSRGETISIANIVCDVGNLGDGLTDAEHKYVLSHPVDVEDWAMLNLTFSDGSKATVFAGDMVLGGVRNLVETYTNGGILLANITPNNQLVTYMTDEQKLADVYITEKVDRKTGWQYVCLQEEWTRGYVQEIQDFMECIATGRQPLSGLGLALDTTQAIYAAYWSAEAGRRIKL; encoded by the coding sequence ATGAAAAAAATCAGAGTCGGGCTGGTAGGCAGCGGCGCTATGGCCCGGATGCATATGTACGCCTACCGCAGGGTATATGGCCTGGACATTGAAGTAAGCGCTGTAGTTTCCCGCGGCGACCATGTGCTGGACTTTGCCAAACAGCATCGGGTACCGGCAGTATATCGGGACTACCGTGACCTATTGGCAAACCGGGATATTGATGTGGTGGATATCTGCACACCGCCTGCCCTTCATGTCTCTATGGCGATAGACGCCATGCGGGCTGGCAAGCATGTGATCTGTGAAAAACCCCTGGGCGGCTATTTTGGGCGCGCCGGGGATGCCGTTCCCATTGGTCGCAAGGTATCCAAAGGGTTGATGTATGAGCAGGTTATGACTCAAATTCAGCAGGCCCGTTTGGCCATGGAGACCACGGGACAATTGTTTCTCTATGCCGAAGACTGGGTGTATGCGCCGGCAGTGAGCAAAATGGCAGAGATGCTCCAGGCGACTAAAGATAAAGTACTGTTTATGAAAGCTGAGGCCAGCCACAGCGGGTCCCATGCCGACCATGCCGCCAGATGGGATATGACTGGCGGCGGGGTGTTGATTCGCCAAGGATGCCACCCCCTGAGCGCTGTGCTTCACCTCAAGCAGGTGGAGGCTAAGTCCCGGGGAGAAACCATCTCCATTGCCAATATTGTCTGTGATGTGGGGAACCTGGGGGATGGGCTGACCGATGCTGAGCACAAGTATGTCCTATCCCATCCGGTGGATGTAGAAGATTGGGCTATGCTGAATTTAACCTTCAGTGACGGCTCCAAAGCAACGGTATTTGCCGGCGACATGGTCCTGGGCGGGGTGCGCAATCTGGTGGAGACCTATACCAATGGCGGTATTCTGTTAGCCAATATTACGCCCAACAATCAGTTGGTAACCTATATGACCGACGAGCAAAAGCTGGCGGATGTGTATATTACCGAGAAGGTGGACCGCAAGACCGGCTGGCAATATGTCTGTCTGCAGGAAGAATGGACCCGGGGCTATGTGCAGGAAATCCAGGATTTCATGGAATGCATCGCTACTGGCCGCCAGCCCTTGTCGGGATTGGGTCTGGCCCTGGATACCACTCAGGCGATTTACGCTGCCTATTGGTCAGCGGAGGCGGGGCGGAGAATCAAGCTATAA
- a CDS encoding P-II family nitrogen regulator: MVNPSGSSDMPEIELICVIINFGLASKLIQTVKRCGISGGTVLLGKGTVNSRILDFFGLAEVKKEIVYMVAERGTAYQALKKLNQEYEFHKPNHGIAFTTSIHSAAGTKSIKGNYIEEERNGDDTMYHVITVIVDKGEAEEVIEAAAKAGSKGGTIINGRGSGVHETSKLFSMEIEPEKEIVVILSEVDMTEPIVSSIRQALKIDEPGKGIIYIQDVNKTYGIYK; the protein is encoded by the coding sequence ATGGTTAATCCTTCTGGCTCGTCTGATATGCCGGAGATCGAGCTGATATGCGTCATTATCAATTTTGGTTTGGCAAGCAAGCTGATACAGACAGTGAAACGCTGCGGCATTTCCGGCGGGACAGTATTATTGGGAAAGGGTACGGTGAATAGCCGTATTTTGGATTTTTTTGGTCTGGCTGAAGTAAAGAAAGAGATTGTCTATATGGTGGCTGAGCGTGGCACAGCTTATCAGGCTCTCAAGAAGCTGAACCAGGAGTACGAGTTTCATAAGCCAAATCATGGCATAGCGTTTACGACTTCTATTCATAGCGCCGCCGGCACAAAAAGTATTAAAGGGAACTACATTGAAGAAGAAAGAAATGGGGATGACACTATGTATCATGTGATCACGGTCATCGTCGATAAAGGGGAGGCCGAGGAAGTCATTGAAGCGGCCGCTAAAGCAGGGTCCAAGGGGGGGACGATTATTAACGGCAGAGGCTCAGGCGTCCATGAAACCAGCAAATTGTTTTCCATGGAGATTGAGCCGGAAAAGGAAATTGTCGTCATTCTCTCAGAAGTTGATATGACCGAACCCATTGTATCCTCTATCAGGCAAGCGTTAAAAATCGATGAACCCGGCAAAGGGATCATTTACATTCAGGATGTCAATAAAACCTATGGGATCTATAAGTAA
- the yfbR gene encoding 5'-deoxynucleotidase translates to MKTSHFFAYLSRMRFIQRWGLMRNTTPENIQEHSLQAAMIAHGLAVIRNAHFGGKIDPARAATLAMFHEVSEVFTGDLPTPVKYFNSQIKAVYGNIEHLAKEKLHSMLPPGMAAVYEPLLFPQTAEADLWQIVKAADKLCAYLKCVEELKAGNQEFAAAAKSVLAELDAMGLPEIQYFIQVFAPSFSLSLDELN, encoded by the coding sequence ATGAAAACAAGTCATTTTTTTGCTTATTTGTCCCGGATGAGATTTATTCAGCGTTGGGGGCTGATGCGAAATACCACGCCGGAAAATATCCAGGAGCACAGCCTGCAGGCAGCAATGATCGCTCACGGGCTGGCGGTGATCCGCAATGCGCATTTCGGAGGAAAAATCGATCCGGCCAGAGCAGCCACCCTGGCCATGTTCCATGAAGTTTCCGAGGTGTTTACCGGGGATTTACCCACACCGGTCAAGTATTTTAATTCGCAGATTAAAGCGGTGTACGGTAATATTGAACATCTGGCCAAAGAAAAGCTGCACAGCATGCTGCCGCCTGGAATGGCGGCTGTTTATGAACCATTGCTGTTTCCGCAGACAGCAGAAGCCGATCTGTGGCAGATTGTAAAGGCTGCCGATAAGCTGTGTGCCTATTTAAAATGCGTGGAAGAGCTAAAGGCGGGCAATCAGGAATTCGCCGCCGCCGCGAAAAGCGTCTTAGCAGAACTGGATGCCATGGGCCTGCCCGAGATTCAGTACTTTATACAGGTATTCGCGCCGAGCTTTTCTTTATCCTTGGATGAGTTGAACTAA
- a CDS encoding EAL domain-containing protein, with protein MAENRSNHGNAPNNLGKAHECASRHPGERGIFQQKNEEIFQCLNERPTAANAELIGSKAQLKQQYAEFLMRDAEVQLQNVILTSLHETAKGLMQSLNMNEVLTAIMQHATELIGTSHGFINILDEKKGVFERAVGLGHFAPDVGRKLELVGPIGQICQTGELMVIGDYAKLENRLNDPFFDPIYEVVMAPLKQADKVIGMFGLAFLESDRKMTEPEISLLIRFADLASIALVNARLHSLLRESEQKLQQSNEEITAANEELLAAEEELKQQIDELLVKEEALHKQNMILTSLHETALGLMHRYEPEDLLKTIMTGAAKLAGTQHSFIYYLDREKQIFVRSYGAGIYARDFRRKIPMEQGIVGAVYRTGEPVIINDYPEWRRRNPASVQFAELTSVLQIPLKSEGMVIGTIGLSYCDASRSFGKDEVEMLSRFAELASIALDNAILMDSFQKELEVRRQAEEALQASEERYRTIFEAANDGICIHDLGGTILDVNARACELLGFTRDEILAGEVNIAAAGDDAGRWMTRAAAGEPQMYEWQYTHRNNRSVWVEINLKRTFIGKEDRILSVVRDISERKTQERAIRRMAYCDALTGLPNRQYLQERLAAELEKAQRGEASGAILFVDIDDLKMINDTMGHSYGDSVIIKAGAYLFAETSKNSIVSRIGGDEFIVLIPDASNREKVGQIAENMVKLLSRDYDIGASRNHMSASIGIALYPMHGATSDDLLKNADLALYAAKDSGKNTWRFYEPELQTAAYEKMMLKRGLREAIERGEFLLHYQPLVEAGSGELISFEALLRWTGPERETIPPGRFIPLAEESDVIISIGQWVLRQACRFARRLTVAGKGHIRVSVNVSPRQLIADDFVAMVSQAVVDAGINPDQLEIEITENALIPSLGDSIEKLGQLRAIGVHLTLDDFGTGYSSLTYLRNLPVSRLKIDKSFIDQIVSDQVQMEFIHSIVNMAHVLGLTVVGEGVESQEQLNRLVACQCDFVQGYLISRPMPEKDAMLFAER; from the coding sequence ATGGCTGAAAACAGGAGCAATCATGGCAATGCACCGAACAATTTGGGCAAAGCACATGAATGCGCTTCAAGGCACCCAGGAGAAAGAGGCATTTTCCAGCAGAAGAATGAAGAAATCTTCCAATGCCTCAATGAACGCCCGACGGCGGCTAATGCTGAGCTCATCGGCAGTAAAGCACAACTAAAACAGCAATATGCGGAATTCCTGATGCGCGATGCAGAGGTTCAACTCCAAAATGTGATTTTGACCTCACTGCATGAAACTGCCAAGGGACTCATGCAAAGCTTGAACATGAACGAGGTGCTAACTGCCATTATGCAGCATGCCACCGAATTAATCGGCACTTCCCACGGGTTTATCAATATTCTGGATGAGAAAAAGGGAGTTTTTGAGCGGGCAGTTGGGTTGGGACATTTTGCGCCGGACGTGGGACGCAAGCTGGAATTGGTCGGTCCCATCGGACAGATTTGCCAAACAGGGGAACTCATGGTGATCGGTGATTATGCCAAATTGGAAAATCGGCTGAATGACCCTTTTTTTGACCCGATTTATGAAGTGGTCATGGCGCCCTTAAAACAGGCAGACAAGGTCATAGGAATGTTCGGCCTGGCATTTTTGGAATCTGACCGTAAAATGACAGAACCGGAGATTTCGTTACTGATCCGGTTTGCCGACCTGGCCTCCATAGCCTTGGTGAATGCCCGCCTGCACAGTTTACTCCGGGAATCGGAACAGAAGCTGCAGCAAAGCAATGAAGAGATAACAGCGGCGAATGAAGAACTGCTGGCGGCAGAAGAAGAGTTAAAACAGCAAATTGATGAATTGCTGGTCAAAGAGGAAGCGCTTCATAAACAGAACATGATCCTGACCTCGCTCCATGAGACGGCATTGGGGCTGATGCATCGCTATGAGCCGGAGGATTTGCTGAAAACCATCATGACTGGCGCCGCCAAACTGGCCGGTACCCAGCATAGCTTCATTTATTATTTGGACAGGGAAAAGCAGATTTTTGTCAGAAGTTATGGAGCTGGTATTTATGCCCGGGATTTTCGGCGGAAAATACCCATGGAGCAGGGTATTGTGGGCGCTGTATACCGAACGGGAGAGCCGGTGATCATCAACGACTATCCCGAATGGCGCCGGCGCAATCCGGCCTCGGTACAATTTGCAGAATTGACTTCGGTCCTGCAGATACCGCTAAAGTCAGAAGGGATGGTCATTGGCACAATTGGTTTGAGCTATTGTGATGCGAGCAGAAGTTTCGGCAAAGACGAAGTGGAAATGCTGAGCCGTTTTGCCGAACTGGCCTCTATTGCTTTGGATAATGCTATACTGATGGACTCTTTCCAAAAAGAACTGGAGGTGCGCCGGCAGGCGGAAGAAGCTTTGCAAGCATCGGAGGAAAGATATCGGACCATTTTCGAAGCGGCCAATGACGGCATCTGTATCCACGATTTAGGCGGCACAATTTTGGATGTGAATGCAAGGGCCTGCGAACTCTTAGGCTTTACCAGGGATGAAATCCTTGCCGGTGAAGTGAACATTGCCGCTGCCGGAGACGACGCCGGGCGCTGGATGACTCGTGCCGCTGCCGGGGAGCCGCAAATGTATGAGTGGCAGTACACCCATCGCAATAACCGCTCGGTCTGGGTGGAAATCAATCTCAAGCGGACTTTTATCGGCAAAGAGGACCGTATTCTGTCTGTTGTGCGGGATATTTCGGAACGAAAAACCCAGGAAAGAGCCATTCGCCGCATGGCTTATTGCGATGCTTTAACCGGTCTGCCGAACCGGCAGTATCTGCAAGAGCGCCTGGCCGCTGAACTGGAGAAGGCTCAGCGGGGTGAAGCCTCCGGTGCAATTTTGTTTGTCGATATTGATGATCTAAAAATGATTAATGACACCATGGGCCATTCGTATGGCGATAGTGTCATTATCAAAGCCGGGGCCTATCTTTTTGCTGAAACCAGTAAAAACAGCATTGTGTCCAGAATCGGCGGCGACGAATTCATCGTTTTGATTCCTGACGCAAGCAACCGGGAGAAAGTGGGGCAGATTGCCGAGAATATGGTGAAACTTCTGAGCCGGGACTACGACATAGGCGCCTCCAGAAATCATATGTCAGCCAGCATTGGAATAGCTCTCTATCCAATGCACGGAGCGACATCGGATGACCTGCTGAAGAATGCCGACTTAGCTCTTTACGCAGCCAAGGACAGCGGCAAGAATACCTGGCGGTTTTATGAACCAGAGCTACAGACCGCTGCTTATGAAAAGATGATGCTCAAACGGGGACTGCGGGAAGCCATCGAACGGGGGGAGTTCCTGCTGCATTATCAGCCGTTGGTTGAGGCCGGCAGCGGAGAACTGATCAGCTTCGAGGCCCTCTTGCGCTGGACAGGCCCCGAGCGGGAAACCATTCCACCGGGGCGGTTTATTCCTTTGGCGGAAGAAAGCGATGTTATCATCAGCATCGGCCAATGGGTCCTGCGGCAAGCCTGTCGCTTTGCCCGCCGGCTGACTGTCGCAGGCAAAGGTCATATTCGCGTGTCGGTGAATGTATCACCGCGGCAGCTGATAGCTGACGATTTTGTGGCAATGGTGAGTCAGGCTGTTGTTGACGCCGGAATAAACCCCGATCAGTTGGAGATAGAGATCACCGAAAACGCGCTGATTCCCTCGCTGGGTGACAGCATTGAGAAGTTGGGTCAACTGCGCGCTATCGGCGTGCACTTGACCCTGGACGACTTTGGCACCGGCTACAGTTCCCTGACCTATTTGCGAAACCTGCCGGTGAGCAGGCTGAAAATTGATAAGTCATTTATTGACCAAATTGTTTCCGATCAGGTGCAAATGGAATTTATTCACTCTATTGTAAATATGGCTCATGTGCTGGGGTTGACAGTAGTTGGCGAGGGAGTGGAATCCCAGGAGCAGCTGAATAGACTCGTGGCTTGTCAGTGTGATTTTGTCCAGGGGTATTTAATCAGCCGTCCGATGCCGGAAAAAGATGCTATGCTTTTTGCCGAACGGTAA
- a CDS encoding methyl-accepting chemotaxis protein — protein sequence MSHQALSQSVNETAMSVGADYSHRVQADMDKMVLSLEGIADMPQLQSGNQAQVLNAVVQGHKTLGTATYDNVIYIRRDGFGIRSDGTTGHFNDREYFQKVLEIKESYVSKPLISRATGKVSVLLAAPVTDGGQLTGVLVTTVSLDRLSSLLSNLRFLDTGYGLVADHEGVLLAHPKRPELAGKLNLNQKKINPELNLGDAELDERMINQFAAVVKTGQPASGQYAFLDNVTRQAVYMPIELAGGQRWVMIVSAPEKEATKATDALADTMLILSIVFMIGAALSVIFISRRFAQPIIRLRDEALLLAAGDLRSRDSQIRSRDEIGQLALAFQQMSDKFRNVVVKVQAQADGVAAAAEELTATAEEVNATTDEVARSMAHVTENATQGNAAVVEASQALVHLSSLIQIAKTKAESAVSESRKTLRAATVGQETVRETVTCMGSISEKTEDTAAIISALNQYSSQIASITDTITGIANQTNLLALNAAIEAARAGEAGRGFAVVAEEVRKLAEQSNQGAGEVAALVKKVAESTQEAVEAMHQSNSEIIRGVEVVNKAGSALDEIVTAVNVTVGDIDNVLQVTNEEVASSDKVVDLISRLAGVIETTAAQAEEVAASTEQTSAAMQTVTASTEESSAMATELKTLSAVFKVSDK from the coding sequence TTGTCGCATCAAGCGCTATCCCAAAGTGTAAATGAAACAGCGATGTCAGTGGGAGCGGATTACTCTCATCGCGTCCAAGCTGATATGGACAAAATGGTCCTTTCCCTGGAGGGGATAGCAGATATGCCCCAGCTGCAGTCAGGCAATCAGGCGCAAGTCCTGAATGCTGTCGTCCAGGGACATAAGACGCTGGGAACAGCAACCTACGATAATGTGATTTATATCCGCCGAGACGGATTTGGGATACGGTCTGACGGCACCACAGGCCATTTTAATGACCGGGAATATTTCCAAAAGGTGTTGGAGATCAAAGAATCTTACGTATCCAAACCGCTGATTTCAAGAGCTACCGGCAAAGTATCGGTCCTCTTGGCGGCGCCGGTAACGGACGGCGGACAACTGACCGGGGTTCTCGTCACCACAGTCAGTTTAGACCGTTTAAGTTCCTTACTCTCCAACCTGCGCTTTCTTGACACCGGCTACGGTCTCGTTGCGGATCATGAAGGAGTGCTGTTAGCCCATCCTAAAAGGCCTGAGCTTGCCGGCAAACTCAATCTTAATCAGAAGAAAATCAATCCTGAATTAAATTTGGGAGACGCCGAGCTGGACGAACGGATGATAAACCAGTTTGCCGCCGTGGTCAAAACCGGACAGCCGGCTTCCGGCCAGTATGCCTTTCTGGACAATGTCACCCGGCAAGCGGTATATATGCCCATTGAGCTGGCCGGCGGCCAGCGCTGGGTTATGATTGTATCGGCACCGGAGAAAGAAGCTACCAAGGCGACAGATGCTTTAGCCGACACGATGCTGATACTGTCAATCGTGTTTATGATTGGAGCGGCCCTGTCGGTGATATTTATCAGCCGCCGGTTTGCTCAACCGATCATCAGACTGCGGGACGAAGCGCTGCTGTTGGCGGCAGGAGATCTTCGATCCCGGGACAGCCAAATTCGCTCTCGGGATGAAATCGGCCAGTTGGCCCTTGCCTTCCAACAAATGTCGGACAAGTTCCGCAACGTCGTGGTCAAGGTTCAGGCTCAGGCCGACGGAGTAGCAGCCGCCGCCGAGGAATTGACCGCCACCGCCGAAGAGGTCAATGCCACCACCGATGAAGTAGCCAGGAGCATGGCCCATGTCACCGAGAATGCCACTCAAGGCAACGCCGCCGTAGTGGAAGCATCCCAGGCGCTGGTGCACTTGTCCTCTTTGATCCAAATCGCCAAGACCAAAGCCGAATCGGCCGTATCCGAATCCCGCAAAACCCTTCGGGCAGCCACCGTCGGCCAGGAAACGGTGCGGGAAACCGTGACTTGTATGGGATCCATCAGCGAAAAAACCGAGGATACCGCAGCCATTATTTCTGCCTTGAATCAGTACTCCAGCCAAATTGCTTCCATTACCGATACAATTACCGGCATCGCCAATCAAACCAACCTGTTGGCTTTAAACGCGGCCATTGAAGCCGCCCGCGCCGGCGAAGCGGGACGGGGATTCGCCGTGGTGGCGGAAGAAGTCCGCAAGCTGGCCGAACAGTCCAATCAGGGAGCCGGTGAAGTAGCCGCACTGGTTAAGAAAGTGGCCGAAAGCACGCAAGAAGCGGTCGAGGCCATGCATCAAAGCAACTCTGAAATCATCCGGGGTGTAGAGGTAGTCAATAAAGCCGGATCAGCCCTGGATGAAATTGTGACGGCAGTCAATGTGACAGTAGGCGACATCGATAATGTGCTGCAGGTGACCAATGAAGAGGTGGCCAGTTCTGATAAGGTAGTAGATCTGATCAGCCGTCTTGCCGGCGTGATTGAGACCACCGCCGCTCAGGCTGAGGAAGTGGCAGCCTCCACCGAACAGACCTCAGCAGCCATGCAGACAGTTACCGCCAGTACGGAAGAAAGCAGCGCCATGGCCACTGAACTCAAGACCCTGTCCGCGGTCTTCAAAGTGTCGGACAAGTAA